Sequence from the Brevundimonas sp. SGAir0440 genome:
GCCTCGCTACGTTTCGGAGGCGCGTTTTATCGTCCGCTCGTCGGTCGAACAGCAGCCGTCTTCTCTGGGCATGGCATTACAGGGCGTAGGGCTGTCTTCCGCATCGACCGATAACTTCGCTGTTCAGGAGTACTTAAGTTCCCCCGCCGCGCTCCAGGAGCTGGGAAGCAAGTTTGATCTACGCAGTGCGTATGATCGCCCCGACGTGGACATACTTTCGCGCGTCCCGGGCGTACTGGGGGACGACTCTTTCGTATCGTTTCGTAAGGGTCTGAGCCGATATATGACCGTGGGATATGATTCCACGACAGGCATCAGCACACTGCGCGTGGAAGCATTTTCCGCTAAGGACGCCCAGCGCATCAATGCCCTTCTACTTGATGGCGGCGAGGCATTGGTGAATCGCCTCAATCGTCGATCCGCGACAGACGCTGTGCAGGAAGCTGAAGTCACGCTTCGGGAAGCCCGAGAGCGGCTTAATGCAGCACAGACGGCGCTAACCAGTTTCCGTACTCGTGAGCGCTTCATCGATCCTCAGAGCACAGCTCGAGAAGGAGCAAATCTCATCGGAGAGCTGGCTGTACAGTTGGCGACGCTGAGAGCCGAGCGCAACCAACTTGCGGCAACCGCGCCTCAGAGTCCGCAGCTTCAGGCGTTGGACAGCCGCATCGGGGCCTATCAAGCTCAGATTGCTGCGGAGCAGGGCAAGCTCGCAGGCGCAGCGGATTCTCTAGCGCCGAAGATCAGCACCTATGATTCATTGATGCTGGAACGCGAGTTCGCTGATAAGTTAGTCGCGTCGGCGACGGCCGCTCTTAATACCGCTCAGCTAGAAGCGCGGCGTAAGCAACTGTACCTTGATCAAATCGTCACACCAGACCTTCCGGACAAGCCGCAGGAGCCGAAACGGTGGTTAACTCTACTGGCGGTGCTCTCGTCGCTTTTGGTCGCGTACGGCATTGGCTGGATGCTTTGGGCGGGCGTCCGGGAGAGTAGGGCTCACGCATGACGACCCAGAACGGGATCGGACTGCTCGTCGAGAAACTCGGAAAGACGTATCTCACCGCCGGCGCTAAGCCGGTATTCACCGATCTGAGCTTCCAACTCGGACGCCAAGATCGTCTCGCAATCCTCGGCCGCAACGGGCAGGGTAAATCGACTCTAATTAAGATCTTGGGAGGCGTCCTATCGCCGTCGGAAGGAGCGGTGAGTTGGTCTATGACCTCGTCATGGCCGATCGGCTTTGGTGGCGGATTCCAAGGAAGTCTGAGCGGCGTTGACAACATTCGCTTCATTAGTCGGATATACGCGAAGCGCTACGAGGAAGTGTTCGACCGTGTCGAGACATTCGCGGAGCTGGGGAAGGCCTTAAATCAGCCGGTGAAGCACTACTCGTCAGGAATGCGTGCTCGCCTCGCGTTCGGCCTATCGCTTGCAATCGACTTTGAATGCTATCTGGTTGATGAGCTAGTCGCTGTCGGCGACGCGCGCTTTCAGGAAAAGTGCAACGAAGAGCTGTTTGAACGACGTGCTGATCGAGCATTTCTTTTAGCATCGCACAGCATGGATATGATCAAGCTTACTTGTCAGCGAGCGCTGATAATCGAAGGCGGAAAGGCCAGGATCTTCGACGATATCGATGAGGCGATTGACATCTATAATTGGCTCAGGTCATCATGATCGACCGTTCCGTTATTCGGATCGTACAGACTCCTTCACCCGTATCCGCGCTTTGGCGTGCGGCGATCGCTAGTGCTTGCCAGGAGCGAGGATGGGTCTACACCGAGTTCTGGGGAGGCGAGCCGCCAGTGCTCGACGAGACGAAGCGCCACGTTGTGTTAAGTTGGAGCGTGGATGACGCGTTGCCTGTCAGTCAGTGGGTGCTGATCGCTTGCGAACCTTCCGAAGCGATCAGTTCACTCGAAAGCCAGCATCAGCTCCCCGTCTCTGACGCACGGTATCATGCATCAGGAAGGTTCGCCGCAATGAGCATGTTGGCGATGAAAGGCGCACCAGTTTTTCAAGATTCCTGGGCTGAGTTGGATATTCCTGGACTTGGACGCGTCGAACTAGGTAGCCTTCCGACAAAGCGCGTACGCGACGTGAGTTGCCCGCTTTCCATGTATGACTCGCTCCCGCCTGCTATCGGGTGCACGGCGCTCTGGCCTCCTGAAATATTCAGCTACGATACCCCTCAATACGGCGATGGAGAGATTGCACTGCTCGGGCGGCGCAGACTCCTGTTCAACGGCCCAAACTTATCGCTATGCGCGGGAGTGTGGTCAGTGAACGCGCAGATCGACATTGACCCAGCGCCGCGCGCCGAACTCTTGGTGGAATGGGGCCATGGATACGAGACATCCAAGCTGGAACATGCATTCACGGAGCCAGGTCGCTTCGAGTTCCTGCTGCGGCATGAGTGGAACTTGGCCGCCCCCGCCGATTTCCGTATCAGTCTGATGTTGCCCGCCCTGGATGGTAGAATCGCCTTTCGTAGGCTCGCCGTGCGCCGAGAGGCTTGATCGAAGGGGCGTCAGTCACGCTGATAAATGGCGAACATGAAATCGTGCGCTAATACGCCAGCATGCGTCAATTCTCGTTCCATCGAAATTAACATATGAACAATCGCGCGGCTTTCCGGAGATCCGTCGTTGATGCGGTCTCCGTTCAGATAACCAAACAACGGATGCAAAAGCGCACCTCCTACGTCCCGGCGGTATGTCTCGCGGAAGTACAGGGGCAACAACAAGGGGATCAGCGCTGAACGGACGCCCTCCGTTGGGTCGTTCGCAATGATTGCTTCCATCCTCGGCAACTCCAGCCTCTCGCCAGCACCCATACGGAAAGTCAGTGGGAGGTGATCCAGGATGCGATTAACGATCTCGACCTGATGCTGTGAATAAAGTTGATAGCAAGGGCCGACATATTCATTCACAATCACGCTCCCGCCTGGGCGAAGAACGTGACGGACAGAGCTCAGCATGCCTTCGATGTCAGTGACGTGGTGCAGTGATCCGGAGAAGAAGACTGCATCGAACGAGGCTTCCCTTCCAGGATCGGATACGAAGTCCTCGAACAGTCGCACTTGGAAATCGATCGCCAATCCTTCTTCAACCGCTTGGCGAGATGCCATTTCGATGGCTACCGGCGAAGCGTCGAATGCAGTCACATGACGCGCAAAACCTCTGCGCCCTATGGCCAGTTCGTGACTTCCATCACCACAGCCAATCGACAGCAATCGGTCTACCGGGGAAATCCCTTTCGTGAAGAGCCATTCAAGCCAAAATCCGGGCTCACCCGTCATTCGCAAGTACAACTCTTCCGCGACTTGCGGATTTTGTGTCCAGGCAGAACGGGTCGCACTCTCGTACATCCGATCCCAATGCGCGCTGGCCTGCGCCGCGCCAACTGCCGCCGTCATGATCCCTCAACCTGATAGGGCGACGCCATTAGGCGACGCGGTGAGCGTGAGACCGCCGCTTCCCTGATCAGGACGGCGTAATGCTGGAGCATGTCTCTATAGCCCGGACGACTTTCAAGAACATCGCGACTGTGTGAGGCCATTCCATGGCGCCGTCTCGGATCATCCATAAGCTCTGCTATCCGACGGGACAATTCTTCTGCTTCCCCGGGTTCATAGAAGATCGCGTTGATATCCGCTTCAACGACTTCCGGAATGCCAAATACCGGCGTGGTGATGATGGGCAGTGAGAAGGCCATCGCCTCCACGATCACGCGCGGCGCACTTTCGACCCGAGACGTGCAGATACAAATATCCGCAGCAGCGTAGTACACGGTCATATCGGTCACGGTGCCGGTTATTTTGATACGCGATGCCAACTCGGCGGAGAGTCCCCGAACATGCTCATTCAGCAGGGCTGCATATTCTGCTTCCGCTAGAGCTCCGACGACAAACACCTTTA
This genomic interval carries:
- a CDS encoding class I SAM-dependent methyltransferase, whose translation is MTAAVGAAQASAHWDRMYESATRSAWTQNPQVAEELYLRMTGEPGFWLEWLFTKGISPVDRLLSIGCGDGSHELAIGRRGFARHVTAFDASPVAIEMASRQAVEEGLAIDFQVRLFEDFVSDPGREASFDAVFFSGSLHHVTDIEGMLSSVRHVLRPGGSVIVNEYVGPCYQLYSQHQVEIVNRILDHLPLTFRMGAGERLELPRMEAIIANDPTEGVRSALIPLLLPLYFRETYRRDVGGALLHPLFGYLNGDRINDGSPESRAIVHMLISMERELTHAGVLAHDFMFAIYQRD
- a CDS encoding chain-length determining protein, which gives rise to MSNSELRYLGPLDNERGSSARRDGVLSTLRRIPASFVLAVLAPTLIAAIYLLFIASPRYVSEARFIVRSSVEQQPSSLGMALQGVGLSSASTDNFAVQEYLSSPAALQELGSKFDLRSAYDRPDVDILSRVPGVLGDDSFVSFRKGLSRYMTVGYDSTTGISTLRVEAFSAKDAQRINALLLDGGEALVNRLNRRSATDAVQEAEVTLREARERLNAAQTALTSFRTRERFIDPQSTAREGANLIGELAVQLATLRAERNQLAATAPQSPQLQALDSRIGAYQAQIAAEQGKLAGAADSLAPKISTYDSLMLEREFADKLVASATAALNTAQLEARRKQLYLDQIVTPDLPDKPQEPKRWLTLLAVLSSLLVAYGIGWMLWAGVRESRAHA
- a CDS encoding ABC transporter ATP-binding protein, translated to MTTQNGIGLLVEKLGKTYLTAGAKPVFTDLSFQLGRQDRLAILGRNGQGKSTLIKILGGVLSPSEGAVSWSMTSSWPIGFGGGFQGSLSGVDNIRFISRIYAKRYEEVFDRVETFAELGKALNQPVKHYSSGMRARLAFGLSLAIDFECYLVDELVAVGDARFQEKCNEELFERRADRAFLLASHSMDMIKLTCQRALIIEGGKARIFDDIDEAIDIYNWLRSS